The genomic window GTAATCATAAGTGAATATACATATTCACTTATAAAAGACACTGCTATTGTAAGAGAGTTAGATAATATAAGAGTTAAAGGTAAAAACAAACCTGTATTAATATATGAATTAATTGATTTTGTGGACGGACTAGATGTGCCTAAAAAGATTAAAAATTAGTGTAACTATTATTAGTGTTTTATTTCACATTAGTTGTGGATTACCTCAAGATGAATTTATTGGGAATCCTGTAAAGGATTATTCAAAGTATGCCTCAAATAGTAAAAAAATATCCTTTATACATGATAGCAATCTATCAACCATTGGTGTTGACCTCGTTGGATATGAAATATTTTATAAGATTGTAAAACAAAGCTTAGTTAATACAAACAGTGATTATTTGGACAATGAAATAGATTTTTATGATGGTACAAATTCATTATATGAGTTAATTAAAAATGGCAAATATTCAAAAGTACTGCTTTTACCTAGATTACCAACTGATGACAAAACAAAAGAGCCTGATGATAAGGGATATCTTTATACTAATTATAATACCTGGTTAATAGAAAATTCATGGCCAAGTCAAGACTTGCGTATCGTTATTGATTTTGAAAACAGTTATACTACAGATTCAGATAGAATTGTAAATCTAGATGTGTTATATAAAGCATCTGAAAACCTCATCTCTGAATATGAGCTTATTAGGTGGACTAATTTTACTTTTTCAGATCGTCAGAATAGGTATATTGCGACAAAAGATTTAAATAATGGTTATATCAAACTATTTGAATTTACTAACGATTTCATTTATCGTAATTCAACTACTATGGCTGATGATATTGACAGTAGTATAACTAGTACAACAAAGGATTATGCTATAATATTCTTTGCAGATTCACTTGGTCGATCAGAAGAAAACTTTTCTTTTGTCAGAAGTAATTTAGTATATGTAGGGACTATTGAGGTCTCCTATTAGGAGAGTCAAATGCAACAATTAATAACAATAATATTAGTGTATCTTTTAGTCGGATCATTAGACGCTTTTTTATTTACATACATTATTCAAAAAGAGAAAAAGAATTTTATAGCAAACTTAATTATCGCAGTTCTATCAGCTTTTGCAGGTGGAACAATATTTTCTTTTATATTAATTATTTTTGTAAAGGATCATCTTGAATTAGCAAAGTTTTATTTTGTACCAGCCATAATATTTTCAGTTATTGCTAGTTTGATATTTTTTGATGCAAATAAAGAAAAATAAGTTATAACTGATGTTTTGAATTATAATCATTATTGTCAATATAATGTATATTTGGTCTACTTAAAGGAAAATAAATGTCTTGGAAAGAAAAAGCAAGTTATGAGTTTATTAAATTACTTGATGTAATAGAAAAATTACGAGATCCCATTACTGGTTGTCCGTGGGATATAAAACAGACTCCGTACTCATTAAGATCGGACCTACTTGAAGAAACTCATGAAGTAATAAATGCAATTGATGAAGAAGATTCAACTCATATCAATGAAGAATTAGGTGATAATCTTTTCGTCTTGATGATTATAGGTTATATGTATCAACAGGAATCAAAGTTCAACATTTCTTCACTTATAAAAAATGCCTCTGATAAATTAATTCGCAGGCATCCTCATGTTTTTGGTAATAATGAATCTATAACTAATGCCAATGATGTTATTAAACAGTGGGAAGCAATCAAAGTTGATGTAGAAGGACGAAAACCAAAAGACTCAATCTTAGATAAAGTAAAATCATTTCTCCCTTCCCTAAAACGTGCTTATAAAACGCAAAAAACAGTCGCAAAAGTCGGTTTTGATTGGAAAAATAATGATGAAGTATGGGATAAATTATATGAAGAAATTGATGAATTGAAGCAAGGAATTTCCAACAATGACAATGCAAATATTGAAGAAGAATTGGGCGACCTTCTATTTACTGTTGTAAACTTATCTAGAAAATTAAATATAGATCCAGAGTTAGCCCTTAATAAAAGTACTGAAAAGTTCCATACTCGTTTTAAATTTATAGAGGAAAAATTTAAAGAGCTTCAACTTGATTTAAACGAAAGAAATTTTTCGACTATGGATTCCCTTTGGAATGAGTCGAAAAATCAATAATATTAAAATTCAGAGGATAGGTTTTACTTTCTTCTGTTAAATCATCAATTTTTATAATCTCAAAATGTCTATTCCAAAAATCTTCACCAAAAAAACTCTTTAACCATTTTATTGGGTTTCCTTTTTGTTTATTTACATATTGATGTATACCCAAGATATTATTGGACGAATTTATAGAAAAGTTTTCAACATCAAAATCCCAATTCTGAATTAATGATTCTTTAAAAATTGCTATTTCGTTATTCTTATTAAATTTAATTTCATATATAGATTCTCTGTGCATTGCCATTAATGAAGGTGTTTTTCTTTTGGGATCTTTATATATCTCAAAAACTCCTTTGAAATACATTCCATGTGGCGTTTCTTTATTTAATAGTTGAATTAAAACTTCACAATCTATATTAGATTTTAGTTCAGCTATCATCCATTCAGAACTACTCTCTATACCTATAGGTAAAGGACGTGCAAATTGTACCTTCGGTTTTGGATGAAAACCTTCCGTCATAACTGTTGTAAACCCTGATCTAAGAAACATTTTTCCGAAAATATTTAATAAATTTAGGTGACTAATGATGGATGATTCCTTCATTCTAGTATAATTTATCAAAAATGTTTTAGGTTGTTCTGATAGTCCTATAGGTGGTAAAGCTGGTGAAACTATAAGGGGAATTTCTGATAAATCGGGATTTGCTATATTTACATCTTTCTTACAAACTCCACAATTATGACTGCAACTATCAGCACACATATCTGTCATTTGACATGTTTTAGACTTCTTTAATTCATCAGACAAAAACTTATTTGTTATACCAATACTTATGTCTTTCCATTTTTTACTATTGGAAGGCCTACATGTTTCTTCAATCACGTTCCAAGTTGCA from Spirochaeta cellobiosiphila DSM 17781 includes these protein-coding regions:
- the mazG gene encoding nucleoside triphosphate pyrophosphohydrolase; the encoded protein is MSWKEKASYEFIKLLDVIEKLRDPITGCPWDIKQTPYSLRSDLLEETHEVINAIDEEDSTHINEELGDNLFVLMIIGYMYQQESKFNISSLIKNASDKLIRRHPHVFGNNESITNANDVIKQWEAIKVDVEGRKPKDSILDKVKSFLPSLKRAYKTQKTVAKVGFDWKNNDEVWDKLYEEIDELKQGISNNDNANIEEELGDLLFTVVNLSRKLNIDPELALNKSTEKFHTRFKFIEEKFKELQLDLNERNFSTMDSLWNESKNQ